A portion of the Pseudomonas synxantha BG33R genome contains these proteins:
- the cadR gene encoding Cd(II)/Pb(II)-responsive transcriptional regulator yields MKIGELAKLTDCPVETIRYYEKESLLPPPARTEGNYRVYTQAHTERLIFIRNCRSLDMTLEEIRSLLGLRDSPQDQCESVNALIDEHIHHVKARIDGLLALQEQLLDLRQRCGGGNQCGILQQLEVSGGIAASEAEPSHVGRSHGH; encoded by the coding sequence ATGAAGATCGGCGAACTGGCCAAACTCACCGACTGCCCGGTGGAAACCATCCGTTATTACGAGAAGGAAAGCCTGCTGCCACCGCCTGCGCGCACTGAGGGCAACTACCGGGTCTATACCCAGGCGCACACCGAGCGGCTGATCTTTATCCGCAACTGCCGCAGCCTGGACATGACCCTCGAAGAAATCCGCAGCCTGTTAGGGCTGCGCGACAGCCCCCAGGACCAGTGCGAAAGCGTGAATGCGTTGATCGACGAACATATCCACCACGTGAAAGCGCGGATTGATGGATTGTTGGCCTTGCAGGAACAACTGCTGGACCTGCGCCAACGTTGCGGCGGTGGGAACCAGTGCGGGATCTTGCAGCAGTTGGAAGTCAGCGGCGGGATTGCGGCCAGTGAGGCCGAGCCTTCGCATGTAGGCCGAAGCCACGGCCACTAA